One Myxococcus guangdongensis DNA segment encodes these proteins:
- the nhaA gene encoding Na+/H+ antiporter NhaA codes for MSTPVPPPPSSPPEAWEPLLRLVRLASRPLERFLRIQAASGILLLVAAAVALAWANSPWAESYTRLWHTPVGFRLGAFSFERSLEWVVNDGLMVIFFFVVGMEIRREVHHGELSEWRRAALPVAAALGGMVAPALLYLAFAGAPETRSGWGVPMATDIAFALGILTLLGKRVPPALRVLLLALAVIDDLGAIVVIALFYSSGVSLVGLLTAALGFVGVLAMQRLGVRAKWAYVIPALVAWAGIYAAGIHPTIAGVIVGLMTPVRAWLGPQGLLVDVRQELETLGQQPTGAHSHEDLSRVLRHVDLARREALSPAESLIESLHPWVAFGIMPVFALANAGVQLSGGTLGASAWSVATAVAVGLVVGKPVGVLLAIGATLRLRIGTLPAGLTARHLVVLGLVAGVGFTMALFIAQLAFTDASLLAGAKLGVLAASACAAILTLVLGRLLLPTVTPGTAAKSADEAESSTEL; via the coding sequence ATGTCGACCCCTGTCCCTCCCCCTCCCTCGTCTCCGCCGGAGGCCTGGGAGCCCCTGCTGCGCCTCGTGCGTCTCGCGAGCCGTCCCCTGGAGCGCTTCCTGCGCATCCAGGCCGCGAGCGGAATCCTCCTGCTGGTCGCGGCCGCCGTCGCGCTCGCCTGGGCCAACTCCCCATGGGCGGAGAGCTACACCCGCCTCTGGCACACGCCCGTCGGCTTCCGGCTCGGCGCGTTCAGCTTCGAGCGCTCGCTGGAGTGGGTCGTCAACGACGGGTTGATGGTCATCTTCTTCTTCGTCGTCGGCATGGAGATCCGCCGCGAGGTCCACCACGGCGAGCTGTCCGAGTGGCGACGGGCCGCGCTGCCCGTCGCGGCCGCGCTCGGCGGGATGGTCGCCCCGGCCCTGCTCTACCTCGCCTTCGCGGGTGCCCCCGAGACGAGGAGCGGCTGGGGCGTCCCGATGGCGACCGACATCGCCTTCGCGCTCGGCATCCTGACGCTGCTCGGCAAGCGCGTGCCTCCCGCCTTGCGAGTGCTGCTGCTGGCCCTGGCCGTCATCGATGACCTGGGCGCCATCGTCGTCATCGCGCTCTTCTACTCCTCGGGTGTCTCGCTCGTCGGGCTGCTGACGGCCGCGCTCGGCTTCGTCGGCGTGCTCGCGATGCAGCGGCTGGGCGTGCGCGCGAAGTGGGCCTACGTCATCCCCGCGCTCGTCGCGTGGGCGGGCATCTACGCCGCGGGCATCCACCCGACCATCGCCGGCGTCATCGTGGGCCTGATGACCCCCGTGCGCGCGTGGCTCGGGCCCCAGGGGCTGCTCGTCGACGTGCGACAGGAGCTCGAGACGCTCGGACAGCAGCCCACGGGCGCGCACTCCCACGAGGACCTCTCGCGAGTCCTCCGCCACGTGGACCTCGCGCGGCGCGAGGCCCTGTCCCCCGCGGAGAGCCTCATCGAGTCCCTCCACCCGTGGGTGGCCTTCGGCATCATGCCGGTGTTCGCGCTCGCCAACGCGGGCGTCCAGCTCTCGGGCGGGACGCTCGGCGCCTCCGCCTGGAGCGTGGCGACGGCGGTGGCCGTGGGGCTCGTCGTCGGCAAGCCCGTGGGCGTGCTGCTCGCCATCGGCGCGACGCTGCGGCTGCGCATCGGCACGCTGCCAGCGGGGCTCACCGCGCGCCACCTCGTGGTGCTCGGTCTGGTCGCCGGCGTGGGCTTCACCATGGCGCTGTTCATCGCGCAGCTCGCCTTCACCGACGCGAGCCTGCTCGCCGGCGCGAAGCTGGGAGTCCTGGCCGCGAGCGCCTGCGCGGCGATTCTCACCCTGGTGCTCGGCCGGCTCCTGCTCCCGACGGTCACTCCGGGCACCGCGGCGAAGAGCGCGGACGAGGCGGAGAGCTCCACCGAGCTGTGA